One region of Plasmodium vivax chromosome 7, whole genome shotgun sequence genomic DNA includes:
- a CDS encoding hypothetical protein (encoded by transcript PVX_099975A) yields MRLAFVLPLPLPVLPLLLPLLLHLCQAFNWKNLHNVHVTTRECALSLIALAEEAERIRLGKRNDERMAQIVEEMKKERQTLQKLYFSIRHLFSSLGLTFTKELYLFGGDGEKAKQGAKKQEDNPSGKRFTDEQHLRGVKTERDLKALLGEMISYYKKEFIQRKAATSCSYINRKNSLRKQIEIVRYTHSYVATKLYYREYAKYFQRFLGSGRGMASVLSNPALDIKEGVYSGVYANYGGVIAGEPKDGPKGKPRDGSTDESQNGPRGRPPTCSDDYKSISGEQCTRQFAQSVKTMLHNFETSLQSYIHSSVVEMKKQMIQVEEQQEGENYCRDMEEELKDKSYDKISMAEIERFEQLSKNYLHKDLDALVQREKKKMYRRRNFFERYFFFIIERMLQVRRGVEAALGALSREPATAPSEPLTAAKGPLSRGPPIKRTFQLLDEYISMYSFAYEHLKDYHLNVRDLFSLDYIRENSKDNRAYIAERIAQKMDALNGSFLKYKNVKNRYEQCVEKGIRRSTSMGTLKKGESVSGGGKNVQGREFPELWASTWERSSHSFLSEEDKGKKDKLNGELIEREDEYLRRLQNVVKLLSRYKKLKNKKVKIRHIVNIGKVEMHPILFNLKLRKDQMVGFYRSILHFGKIFVAKRIVLTLKMKLAFLGRVTPSAFLLSNRFLLLLYETHLGHLQSSYKIGVNKNFCHDLTLENLDGVMKQGDLPHLLLKYVIYMFGLNSAYMSEHLGGDLGPAVGSSDYIGGSNAANGDANFGEDDPPWGAHNLRVVYELARNFTKRPLIHAADFFQSGRTSPNGESNTHDEQVENAFRQMHSYFSSIFNSDEISGHILKQFESWEERSSSGCYEGHSCSMEIPVYSKDVIRKSIFYNLHGMGDEFDVLSEATVSSVSSCATSAYSYVSSAYSYVSSPYPYATSPPLKFPSHLLTNAIITNSLSEAYKYMLYKTQQSQAFKLYSRSKGTNITLLETVFLQLILNFGMAPYNKLKGTMVSRFCRKKGRVQEDETSSKTLVGSFQYGKRKRNFDFIPHIRYVPKGEQLQAGLAISCSEMKQIDGNASHKKTPTKWWNTKRGSNYSPPNNSTSSHRMHHLGTCELLNGDKQKMTSFEVQHVEYIPNGMAFFAPVVERQNVMSDYELYGLFFQGARWGEEEQQQEQEQQEQQQQKKRNSPEEGQTEQKRENTKEDIYCSEEKLAYFFIGESVVYPSEAEDVEEPLIGPILSKSAASQREILFERESMEQYNMILNWLYRSQEKKNWNREKVRKIEREISVLRGRAKLYEENISHVRGKMAQMRRPPGEGSDLQREYQREVSNAAREKYNSLMEIYEDTVELFRESERNLTKVKKQNEREGEKVDAEEEEEPGVDYYGLRKYALLRKHQVEDLNMYTTYHEQIMKYFQKQNRCCDAYIKEMTIHLQFFPQVCCPREGERQNEEMLKYIYISITDLVTDFVRCENNTNRLLTHLKKVKDTLHTINTVNANLHKKKRTFHLSTKYFYREKKEENIYFFTDKVENVKTYKIYRQLIDSVNEDLLFITHIMGKKLEERKEVLQQVEEKVPTLLDIKRILYADKEVASIHVETLCANFSHENMINYDKVKILGKNFKKKIGMYKNVLKNIRYSFENEPQVSNDNLALFYNFVEYDSEVDTDAMQFADALLAYNEGGVEVPDRGEDAKNAGGRPLTMYQEIWRKLNAPKGGGEKRAKERHDDGGDDPGDDQEGDSDRDLYADWDEEDWEEDSLKAAADRVEKNCRNRKCPLNSFCFIQTINEECLCLLNYSMVGEKCILNEQNSCAVKNGGCDLKATCELKKNRVNCICPKGTKPMHEGVVCSFSFASTLSQVLLLFAILAFVTA; encoded by the coding sequence ATGAGGCTGGCTTTTGTCCTGCCCCTGCCGCTACCGGTGCTGCCACTGCTGCTACCGCTCCTGCTGCACTTGTGCCAAGCGTTCAACTGGAAGAACCTGCACAATGTACACGTGACTACCAGGGAGTGTGCCCTCTCCCTGATTGCCCTGGCCGAGGAAGCGGAAAGGATTCGATTGGGTAAAAGGAACGACGAGCGGATGGCCCAAATTGtggaagaaatgaagaaggagaggcaGACGTTGCAAAAATTGTACTTTTCAATTCGTCACTTGTTTTCTTCGCTGGGATTAACCTTTACGAAGGAGCTGTACCTGTTTGGGGGGGATGGAGAGAAGGCCAAacaaggggcaaaaaaacagGAGGACAACCCAAGCGGAAAGCGCTTCACCGATGAGCAGCACCTACGAGGTGTAAAAACAGAGAGGGACCTGAAGGCCCTCCTTGGGGAAATGATCAGCTACTACAAAAAGGAGTTCATTCAGAGGAAGGCAGCCACAAGTTGCTCCTACATCAACCGGAAGAACTCCCTGCGTAAGCAAATTGAAATCGTTAGATACACCCACAGCTACGTAGCGACAAAGCTGTATTATCGAGAGTATGCCAAATATTTCCAGCGGTTTTTGGGAAGCGGAAGGGGCATGGCCAGCGTCCTCTCTAATCCTGCCTTGGACATCAAGGAGGGGGTCTATTCGGGTGTCTACGCCAACTACGGCGGGGTGATAGCGGGTGAGCCGAAAGACGGGCCAAAGGGAAAGCCGCGAGACGGTTCAACGGATGAGTCACAAAACGGGCCGAGGGGCAGACCGCCAACCTGCAGCGACGACTACAAAAGCATTTCCGGAGAACAATGCACTCGGCAGTTTGCCCAAAGCGTAAAAACCATGCTGCACAATTTTGAGACGTCGCTGCAAAGCTACATTCACAGCTCCGTggtggaaatgaaaaaacaaatgataCAGGTGGAAgagcagcaggagggggaaaactACTGCAGAGATATGGAGGAAGAACTGAAGGACAAAAGCTACGACAAAATATCGATGGCGGAAATTGAGCGGTTTGAGCAGTTATCAAAAAATTACCTGCACAAGGATCTGGACGCGTTAGTAcaaagggagaagaaaaaaatgtaccgaAGGAGGAACTTCTTCGagaggtatttttttttcatcatcgAGAGGATGCTGCAGGTTCGGCGCGGCGTGGAGGCGGCGCTGGGGGCGCTTTCGAGGGAGCCGGCCACCGCGCCAAGCGAACCGCTAACAGCGGCAAAGGGACCGCTAAGCAGGGGCCCGCCCATCAAGCGCACCTTTCAACTGCTCGACGAGTACATCAGCATGTACTCCTTCGCGTATGAGCACCTGAAGGACTACCACCTAAACGTGCGGGACCTTTTCTCGCTGGATTATATTAGAGAAAACTCCAAAGACAACAGGGCCTACATAGCCGAGAGAATTGCTCAAAAAATGGACGCCCTAAATGGCTCCTTTTTgaagtacaaaaatgtgaagaataGATACGAGCAGTGTGTGGAGAAGGGCATACGGAGGAGCACCTCGATGGGCACccttaaaaagggagagtcAGTCTcaggagggggaaagaacGTTCAGGGGAGGGAATTCCCAGAATTGTGGGCATCCACGTGGGAAAGAAGCAGCCACTCCTTTTTAAGCGAAGAAGATAAAGGGAAGAAAGACAAGCTGAATGGTGAGCTAATCGAACGGGAGGATGAGTACCTAAGAAGACTGCAAAATGTGGTGAAGCTTCTAAGTAggtacaaaaaattgaaaaataagaaggtaaaaataaGGCACATTGTAAATATAGGCAAAGTGGAGATgcatcccattttgtttaatCTCAAGTTGAGGAAAGATCAAATGGTGGGATTCTACCGAAgcattcttcattttggaaaaatatttgttgcAAAAAGGATTGTACTTACTCTGAAAATGAAGCTAGCTTTTTTGGGTAGAGTCACTCCATCTGCCTTTCTCCTTAGCAACcgttttttgcttctcctctaTGAGACCCACCTGGGACATCTGCAGAGTAGTTACAAAATTGGGGTGAACAAAAACTTCTGCCACGATTTGACGCTTGAAAATTTGGACGGCGTGATGAAGCAGGGGGACCTTCCTCACCTCCTCCTCAAGTACGTGATTTACATGTTCGGCCTCAATTCCGCCTATATGAGTGAGCACCTTGGGGGGGACCTTGGCCCCGCAGTAGGTAGTAGCGACTACATTGGGGGGAGCAACGCCGCCAATGGGGATGCAAACTTTGGTGAGGATGACCCCCCTTGGGGCGCACATAACCTGCGCGTGGTGTACGAGCTGGCCAGAAACTTCACCAAAAGGCCACTCATCCACGCAGCAGATTTTTTCCAATCCGGAAGGACATCCCCAAACGGGGAGAGCAACACACACGATGAGCAGGTAGAAAACGCCTTTAGACAAATGCACTCCTACTTCTCCAGCATATTCAACAGTGATGAAATTTCTGGGCACATTTTGAAACAATTCGAGAGCTGGGAGGAGCGCAGCTCCTCTGGCTGTTATGAGGGGCACTCCTGTTCTATGGAGATTCCCGTCTACTCCAAGGATGTGATAAGGAagtccattttttacaacctACACGGGATGGGAGATGAATTCGACGTGCTGAGCGAGGCGACTGTGTCTTCCGTTAGCTCCTGCGCCACTTCCGCATACTCTTACGTTTCTTCCGCGTACTCTTACGTTTCCTCCCCGTATCCCTAcgccacttctccccccctgaaATTTCCATCCCACCTGCTAACCAACGCGATCATCACGAACTCGCTCTCCGAGGCCTACAAATACATGCTATACAAAACGCAGCAAAGCCAAGCGTTCAAATTGTACTCCAGATCCAAGGGCACCAACATAACCCTCCTGGAGACCGTTTTTCTTCAACTCATTTTGAATTTCGGGATGGCTCCTTACAATAAGTTGAAGGGCACCATGGTGAGCCGCTTCTGTAGGAAGAAGGGGAGGGTACAGGAGGATGAAACTTCCAGTAAGACTCTCGTGGGATCATTTCAATacgggaaaagaaaaaggaacttTGACTTCATTCCACACATCCGCTATGTGCCAAAAGGAGAGCAGCTGCAAGCGGGGTTGGCCATTTCCTGCTCGGAGATGAAGCAAATCGATGGAAATGCTTCACATAAGAAGACGCCTACCAAATGGTGGAAcacgaaaagggggagcaatTATTCCCCTCCGAATAACAGTACCTCAAGTCACAGGATGCACCACCTAGGCACCTGCGAATTGCTAAACGGAGACAAACAAAAGATGACATCCTTTGAAGTGCAACACGTGGAATATATCCCTAACGGAATGGCATTCTTCGCCCCGGTGGTAGAAAGGCAAAACGTCATGTCGGACTATGAGTTGtatggccttttttttcagggCGCGCgatggggggaggaggagcagcagcaggagcaggagcagcaggagcagcagcagcagaagaagaggaactcCCCTGAGGAGGGGCAGACGGAGCAGAAGAGGGAGAACACGAAGGAGGACATCTACTGCAGCGAGGAAAAACTGGCATATTTCTTCATCGGGGAGTCTGTCGTTTACCCTAGCGAAGCGGAGGATGTGGAGGAGCCACTGATCGGACCCATACTCTCCAAAAgtgcagctagccaaaggGAAATCCTCTTCGAAAGAGAATCCATGGAGCAGTACAACATGATTCTAAATTGGCTGTACCGTTCccaggagaagaaaaactgGAACCGCGAAAAGGTGAGAAAAATAGAGAGGGAAATTTCTGTCCTACGCGGGAGGGCCAAACTGTACgaagaaaatatttcccaCGTGAGGGGTAAAATGGCACAGATGAGGCGTCCACCTGGTGAAGGGAGCGATCTGCAAAGGGAGTACCAACGGGAGGTTTCCAATGCCGCACGGGAGAAGTACAACTCGTTGATGGAAATCTATGAAGACACCGTGGAGCTGTTCCGAGAAAGCGAAAGGAACCTGAccaaggtgaagaagcaaaacgaaaGGGAAGGCGAAAAGGTAGacgcagaagaggaagaagaacccGGCGTGGACTACTACGGGCTAAGGAAGTACGCCCTTCTGAGAAAACACCAAGTGGAGGACCTCAACATGTACACCACCTACCACGAGCAAATTATGAAGTACTTCCAGAAGCAAAACAGATGCTGTGATGCGTACATAAAGGAGATGACCATCCATCTGCAGTTTTTCCCTCAAGTGTGTTGCCCCAGAGAAGGGGAGAGACAAAACGAGGAGATGCtcaaatacatatacatcAGCATCACCGATTTGGTGACCGATTTCGTAAGATGCGAAAATAATACCAACCGGCTGCTCACTCATCTTAAGAAAGTAAAAGACACCCTACACACAATCAACACTGTTAATGCgaatttgcacaaaaagaaaaggaccTTCCACCTCAGCaccaaatatttttatagggaaaaaaaagaggagaatatttatttcttcacaGATAAAGTGGAAAATGTAAAGACCTACAAAATTTACAGACAACTTATAGACAGTGTAAATGAAGACCTACTGTTTATCACCCACAtcatggggaaaaaactggAGGAGAGGAAAGAGGTTCTACAACAAGTGGAAGAGAAGGTGCCTACCCTGTTGGACATAAAACGGATTCTCTATGCAGACAAGGAGGTGGCGTCCATTCATGTTGAAACGTTATGTGCAAACTTCTCTCATGAAAATATGATAAACTACGATAAGGTGAAAATATtggggaaaaattttaagaagaaaatcgGCATGTATAAAAATGTCTTGAAGAACATCAGGTACTCCTTTGAAAACGAACCGCAAGTCAGCAACGATAACTTGGCACTGTTTTACAACTTTGTGGAGTATGACAGTGAGGTGGATACGGACGCGATGCAGTTTGCGGATGCCCTGTTGGCATATAACGAAGGGGGGGTTGAGGTGCCCGATCGAGGGGAAGACGCGAAgaacgcgggggggaggcccctGACGATGTACCAGGAGATCTGGAGGAAATTGAACGcgcccaagggggggggtgagAAGCGCGCCAAGGAAAGGCATGACGATGGAGGTGATGACCCAGGAGATGACCAAGAAGGTGACAGCGATAGGGACCTTTACGCCGACTGGGATGAGGAGGACTGGGAAGAAGATAGCCTGAAGGCCGCAGCGGACCGTGTGGAAAAGAACTGCAGAAATAGGAAGTGCCCACTCAACTCCTTCTGCTTCATTCAAACGATTAATGAAGAGTGCCTGTGCCTCCTTAACTACAGCATggtgggggagaagtgcaTTTTAAACGAACAGAATTCTTGCGCGGTGAAAAACGGGGGGTGCGATTTGAAGGCAACGTGcgagttgaaaaaaaatcgcgTAAATTGCATTTGCCCCAAGGGCACGAAACCCATGCACGAGGGGGTCGTGTGCAGCTTTTCTTTCGCCTCTACACTTTCGCAGGTGCTCCTTTTGTTCGCCATCCTGGCGTTCGTCACTGCGTAG